The following are from one region of the Natrinema sp. HArc-T2 genome:
- a CDS encoding HVO_A0556 family zinc finger protein — MQLTDDAVGSPVLEALEGNTCAFCENGILLQDSYKGNQAVICDSCHTPSAQVW; from the coding sequence ATGCAACTAACGGACGACGCTGTCGGCTCTCCGGTGCTCGAGGCTCTCGAAGGAAACACTTGCGCGTTCTGTGAGAACGGTATCCTTCTGCAGGACAGCTACAAGGGAAACCAGGCGGTGATCTGTGACAGCTGTCACACGCCGAGCGCACAGGTGTGGTAA